Genomic segment of Apium graveolens cultivar Ventura chromosome 7, ASM990537v1, whole genome shotgun sequence:
GGACTACACTGACCTAAATAatgcatgcccgaaggacccgTATCCCCTTCCAAACATTGATCAGCTGATAGATGCCACCTCAGGACATgtaatgctaagtttcatggacgccttctccggatacaaccaaataaagatgaacccgaaggacatccctaagacagcattcataactcacagagcagtctacgcttatgtgatgctacccttcgggcttaccagcgcaggatccacttaccaaagagccatgaataagatattcaagtcccagatTGGGAGAAACTTGGAAtgctatgtcgatgacatgatttcGAAATCAACAACTATACAAGGGCATTTGGAAGATCTGAAGGAATGCTTTGAaaatctaaggaagaaccaactAAAGCTAAACCCGGAGAAATGCACCTTCGGAGTAGGAGCAGGGAAGTTCCTAGGGTTCATGATCAGCAGCAGAGGCATAGAAGCCAATCCggagaaaataaaagcaatccaggagatgaaagctcccaggacgcaaaaagatgtgcagaagctagcaggatcactagcagcactcaggagatttgtctcaaaactagcagagaggtgcttacctttctttgatctactcaaaggagcaaccaacaagaaagAGGTAAACTGGAGCCCAGAGTGCCAGAAAGCATTCGAGGAAATCAAAACTTACCTCTctcagccaccagtcctaactaaagcCAAGCCAGAACagcctctctacttatacttATCAGCAGGAGCACAAGCCGTAGGAGCTGCCCTGATCAGGGAAGAAAATGGAACACAGCAACCAGTCTACTACGTAAGCCAAGTCCTAAAAGATTCAGAAACAAGATACCCAAGATTGGAGAAGTTTGCCTTTGCTTTGGTTACAACATCAAGAAaactcagacactacttccaAGGGAGGGAGATCAAAGTAgtaacaaatcaaccactaagAAAAATACTGCACAAGCCAGAAATCTCGGGAAGACTTGTTAATTGGGCTGTGGAATTGAGCCAGTTCAACCTAAGCTTCATTCCCAGGACTGCAATCAAAGCTCAAGTTcttgcagatttcataatcgaatgcaacttcccAGAAGAAGACCAACAACCAATGGACATGGATCAGGAGCCAAAAAAGGAAATTAGTCCAGGAGCCTGGACCTTAAAagtagatggttcttcaacaaccGAGAGGTCAGGAGCCGGACTCATACTGAGGAGCCCAGAAGGATTCAAGATTCAGACAGCTATATCCTTCAACTTCCCGGCAACAAACAACCAAGCAGAATATGAGGCGCTGATCGCAGGACTAAAGCTCTCCCGGACTCTAAGGGTCCAGGACTTACAAAtttacagcgactcccagatagtggtcaaACAAACAAACGGAGAATACATAGCAAGGGACCCTACTCTGGCGAAGTACCAAGCACTGGTTCAGAGCTATTTAGCTTCAATACCAAGCCACCAAATCCTCCAAATATGccgagaagaaaatgaagaagcggaTATCCTATCCAAATTAGTCCGGAATTCATCAGACCTAGACTGCTCAGTCTACTTCGAGGACCTCCACAAACCATCAATTGAATCCGGAGAGGTCTTGGAAATAGAAAGCACTCAAAATTGGATGACTCCCTTCATAGATTACTTGGACAAAGGGGGACTcccagaagataaaggaaaagctcaaagattgaaagcaaaagcagccaagttcttcctcgaagaaGGAGTACTCTACCGCAGGACCTTCTCATCTCCTACCCTGAAGTGCATTggcccagaagaagcaaagtactgcttggcagaagtgcatgaaggaatatgcggagaccacatgtctgcaaaagccctagctcataagatcataagacaaggctactactggccaacaatTCATCAGGATGCGATACAATTCGTCAAGAAGTGCAAGGAGtgccaactcttcagcaatgtATCCCGAATAAGCCCAGTCCTACCATCCTCAGTCCTGTCACCTATCCCCTTCGCTGTTTGGGgtattgatatcatgggaccatTCCCTCGAGCAAAAGGAGATCTAAGGTACCTACTAGTCTCTATTGATTACATGACAAAATGGGTTGAAGCAAAAGCAATGAGGACAATCAATCAGCAagactgcataaagtttatggacaacattttgatgaggttcgggataccacgagtcctagtatcagacaATGGACCTCAATTCATTGGATCAGAGTTCGAGTCCTACCTCCAAGACCGCGGGATTAAGCACAAAAAATCATCAGTggcatatccccaaggaaatggccaagtagaagtaacgaatagaatcctgctccgaggtatcgagaaaagactcaaagaaagcaaaagcaagtggccagaagaactaccaagcgtactttggtcctacaggacaagcccaaggacaagcacaggagaaactccattcaaactagcTTATGGAACAGAAGCAATGCTCCCTATTGAAGTAGGCTCTCCTTCCcacagagcaataaactttgaaGAAGAAGCAAATGAAGAAGGACTCAAAACAAACATGGAACTAATTGATGAGGTCCGGGACCAAGCTGTGGTAAGAATGGAGAAGTACAAGGAGAAAACAAGAGAACATTTCAGTAAGAAGTcaagagtcaaaaacttccaagttggagacctagtccttcgagacactgaagcatcagatcccacaaacaccggaaagttaatgcccaaatgggaaggaccatacaaaatcaaagaagtcctcaggccaggaacctacaagctctcGAACATGGATGACTCAGAAGTGCCAAACACTTGGCATGGACTAAGGCTAAGGAAATACTATCAGTAGTACagcaaacaaagcaaccaaaaacTTGTAGCCAATATGGCAAGTAACCAAAATGTTTCTCCTTCTATATTGTATGAATGATCAATGAAAAGCTTTCTTTTTAACTTGAATATTTTCCAAAAGCAACCACTAATCCGGACAAgccattagtcaggactagagcaaccaacttttatttagaattaattttctaacttaaagcaaccactagtccggacaagctatcaGTCAGGACTAGAACAATCAACttaccactagtccggacaagccattagtcaggactagagcaaccaacttttacttagaattaattttctaacttaaagcaaccactagtccggacaacctATCAGTCAGGACTAGAACAATCAACTTATCACTAGTCCGGACAacctattagtcaggactagagcaaccaacttttacttggaattaattttctaacttaaagcaaccactagtccggacaagctatcaGTCAGGACTAGAACAATCAACTTATCACTAGTCCGGACAacctattagtcaggactagagcaaccaacttttacttggaattaattttctaacttaaagcaaccactagtccggacaagctatcaGTCAGGACTAGAACAATCAACTtatcactagtccggacaagctattagtcaggactagagcaaccaaatTTTACTTAGAATTCATTTTCTATCTAAAAGTCctccactagtccggacaagaagATTAGTCAGGACTACAGCAAAATTCAACTTGGGAAGATATTCTAAGGCAAAAACAAACTACAGAAGAAAAGTAAAATAGCGTCAAAGAAAGCATTCATTACAAATTCAACGGCCTCAAACAAGCACGGACCAAAGTACAAAAAatattacaagaaccaaatattatcAAGTCTCAAATCAGTAGCAGTAGCAGTTTTACAAATCAAATATAGATCAGGACTCCGGAGCACGGGGAGGCAGGAAACTGGGGCAAGGACCGTCGAACGGCTCCGGTTCACCTAGTCCAAGCTCAATATCTTCCTTGGCTTTGATAAACTCAGACACGAAACTATCCCAATCAGCCTCCGGACTCGTCTTGATATGCCTCTCAGCAACCAACCAGCATCGAGCTATCTCCGGAGCACCAGCATTGGCGAGAGCTCTATCATACTCCTCAGATCTCTTAAATTCTTCAATAACCTGGGCCTCCGGACGAACAACAGACATTTGCCTCCGGAGCTCAACCAACTCGGATTTTAGGTCGGATACCTCCTTCTCCGCGTTATCAGCCCGGATAGTCACTTCATTCAGATGCTTATTCAGTCCGGAGAGGGAATTGTCTTTTACAATTATCTGGTCCCGGAGCTGACTAATCTCCGAATCCTTATCAGCAATGGTACTCCGGGAGATTTTCAGTTCATTGTAGGCCAGAGAAGCTGATCCAGCCATATACCCACCAAGCTGCAAAAAATGGAAAagctcagaaaaatattctaaggcaaatAAAAGCAAGAAACAAGAACAGAAAGAAAATACCTGACCCCAGAGACGGGAACACTCCTTCATTGTGGCATCAAATCCGGACTCATTCATCTTACTCCACTGAGATTGAGTCGGAATCCCAGCCATGAAGCGAGCCACCTTTTCCTCCAGCCCCGGAACAACTTCATCCGGACTATCCGATTCAACAGCTTTCCCTTTTCCAGCCCCGGACCCAGAGCCAGCTTCATAATTTTCAGCCCTAGGAGGCTTCGACCCAAGAGTCCGGAGCCTCTTCCTTCTCCGCCCAGAATCAACGCCCGGAATCTCCCCAATAGGACCCAAATCCTCAAGATTGTCAAATTCATtatccaactcaacattattcTCCGGAGTAGACTGGTTCACATGAACTTCAGGCTCCGGATTTGGGACGGCATTGCTTTGTGACCCCTCCTCGACCGAGGCGTTCGATCCGGAGCCAGTAACAGCATTCTTCTTCGGTAACTTGAAAGCCTTGCCCAGACCTTTCAGAGCATCACTGTAGGCTGAAGACGACATGTCCGGATTGTAATGAGGCAAACCTGCAAAGGAACAAagaaaaaacacaagtcaaaactGGTACGGAATCAAGACAAATAAAGATATACAACAAAAATATAGAAGGTCCGGACAAAAAGAGAAACTACTTACACCCTATTCTATGCATAGTCCTATACATCATAAAGGTATCCCGGGTCATTTGAAAACCCAAGCATTCACAAAATGCAAATATCATCCGGAGCGCATCTCCCCGGAGAACATCCCTTCGGAACCTAGTCCGGACTCCGTCGGCAGCTATATAAGGAAGATAAAACAAATCTAAGCCCCTCAGCATGATAAGCTCTCCATTCCAATGCTTCAAAGAAGATTGCTGAATCACTGGCCTATAAGAGCCCCCGTAACCGCACTCAGCAGCCCGGAACCGAAGCTCATAAAGAGGAGTCTGTCCGGACCGGACCAAATGAAATAAGTGATGCCATAGCTTAAAAGTGGGCTGAACTTTAAACTTATTACAGGAAGCAATAAACCAAGTCATCCATTTTATACCGTTGGGCGTAATCTGCATCGGAGAAACCTTATATATATACTTGCACAGGTGCTTGAGGAACAAGTGCCAGTGCGGGTTCCATCCGGACCGGAGATGCTCCAGCCATACCGGAACAAACCCATCAGCCGGCCTATGATAAATCCTTTCCTCCGGAGTCGGCCACCTCCACTCAATCCGTCGATCCAGCTGAAAGGCAGCCCGGATGGAAGAATCCTGCGCCTCATGGTCCAAAGCGGCGTATTCCTCCCTCAACTCATAGGGCTCCTTAGCCGCTATACTCCCAGCAAATTTCCTATCCAGCTCTTCCTGATTATAAGGCCCCGGATTCGCGTTCGGCTGCCTAGCGTATCCGGACCTAATGCTCCTATAGTAAAAGCTATCCTCAATTTCTTCACTCTTAGTAACGAAATACCCGAGGTTCTCAACCCAGAGCCCCTCCGGACTACACGGTACTTTTCTGGAGGAGATCTTAGCAACTGAAAGCTTCGTTATGGCCTCGGAGTCCGAAGTAGAAGCTTTCTTACCCATTTCAACCCGCTCAGAATCAGCAGAAGACTCAGAACCTGAACTAGATGGCCCCGGATAACAAGTTATGTAGGCCTTGGCAAgagctttagtccggaccataaacctaaaacaagtGACAAAGGTTAGTCTAAAACTCCTACAGGTTATTTATCTTGAAAGCTACATGGTCCGGACTACCCTACGATTCATTTTAATTACAAGTTAAAATCGACAGTCCGGAGACCCAACAAAGAAAACACCCCTAAACAAACGCTCCAGACTGCAAAAACCCCGAAGCTATTACTCCGAACTCAAACAACACACAAACACAAACGCAAACCAATTGCAAATTCCAAAACCTAGCCTATTAGTCCGGACTAAGTATCCAAGTCCGGACCCTAACATAAAACCCTAATTCCATAAACAATATCAATACAGAATCAAAAACTAAAACATGCCcacaaacacatatatatacacatacatacagCAAAACAACAACAACGAAACGCAAGAACACATAAACAATACAACCAAACAATGAGGAAAACGGAAGAATCAAAGTAAAGACACAAACAGGGAAATATAGCAAAACTTACGAGACTGATATAACGGAGCGACTGGGGACGACCAATAATCAACCACAGGCCAAGCTACAGCGACAGGTAACGACGGCAAGAACGGCAAAGAAAGACCTCGAGAGAAAGAAATAAAAACAAAGAAGAATTGAAGAAGCaataaaaagaaaacaaagaAGGCAGCGCCTCCTTTTATAGGGGGTAAAAAACTAAAAAACCATGCCACGTGGCACGATCCCAGCCGCCCATCACGAGCAGTCATTATTGAAGAGTCATTATTACAGCACGTCTTTTGAAAAAGACAACTGTAACAATTCAAATAATTGGGGGGAAATTCCCCAAAACCGTTTCAACTTCCAAGTCCGGACTACATAAATCAACgaaatccggactggggggcaagaaaagctcaactcctgctaaagacgaCAACCTTAGTCccgattcgctgaactcaacgaactccggactgggggccaagaaaagctcaactcctgctaaagacgacaaccttagtcctgattcgctgaactcaacgaactccggactggggggcaagaaaagctcaactcctgctaaagacgacaaccttagtcctgattcgctgaactcaacgaaatccggactggggggcaagaaaagctcaactcctgctaaagacgaCAACCTTAGTCccgattcgctgaactcaacgaactccggactgggggccaagaaaagctcaactcctgctaaagacgacaaccttagtcctgattcgctgaactcaacgaactccggactggggggcaagaaaagctcaactcctgctaaagacaacaaccttagtcctgattcgctgaactcaacgaactccagactggggggcaagaaaagctcaactcctgctaaagacgacaaccttagtcctgattcgctgaactcaacgcactccggactggggggcaagaaaagctcaactcctgctaaagacgacaaccttagtcctgattcgctgaactcaacgaactccggacttggggccaagaaaagctcaactcctgctaaagacaacaaccttagtcctgattcgctgaactcaacgaactccggactaGGGAGCAAGAAAAGCTCAcctcctgctaaagacaacaaccttagtcctgattcgctgaactcaacgaactccggactgggggccaagaaaagctcaactcctgctaaagacaacaaccttagtcctgattcgctgaactcaacgaactccggactaaggagcaagaaaagctcacctcctgctaaagacaacaaccttagtcctgattcgctgaactcaacgaactccggactgggggccaagaaaagctcaactcctgctaaagacgacaaccttagtcctgattcgctgaactcaacgaactccggactggggggcaagaaaagctcaactcctgctaaagacaacaaccttagtcctgattcgctgaactcaacgaactccggactggggggcaagaaaagctcaactcctgctaaagacgacaaccttagtcctgattcgctgaactcaacgcactccggactggggggcaagaaaagctcaactcctgctaaagacgacaaccttagtcctgattcgctgaactcaacgaactccggactgggaGGCAAGAAAATCTCAAGTTCTTTTAACAAAACAATCAAAAACTCATGTTCTACAAACATAACCAAATtcactcccccatccagaaaatctgcataagggagtggggggcacatgatagtcCATATGGCTCCTGGGAGAACCACCCCCAGGCCTTCagctccatacagctcctgggaggcctactcctaggctcctaactcCACACAGCTCCTGGGAGAACTACTCCTAGGCCTTCAGCTCCATACAGCTCCTAGGAGgcctactcctaggctcctaactcCACACAGCTCCTGGGAGAACTACTCCTAGGCCTTCagctccatacagctcctgggaggcctactcctaagctcctaactccgtGCAGCTCCGGGAATGCCTACTCCTAGGCTCATAACTCTACGCAGCTCCTGGAAGGGATACTCCCGCACACTACCACTCCCGACCAGCTTAGTCCCGTAAGCGAAACCCTGATAAATCCCAacacgtgagacgttggcccaagcacgtgacggggacaactgtcacacatcaatcatgggaataatcaggccacgtgtcagaggatcctcaaaacattcctcgaccagtcccgcgctgacgcgtgtaaagcatccactcccgccaggtgccctccgctcccagaaccaatggctacgattcaaaggtaccaaccccaaaaccctacccttgagctataaatagcccaagaaggtgaggttttggggttaatcatttctttcacactcatatacacacacagccacctcGCATTCATATTCATCctcatcttcccaaaaagctagttcttactctcacgccggaggcgccgcgggactccaaccccccttccggtgttattttgtaggaacccaaccacagctacacctctacagcggcgaaagatccaggacggcgtcgaaggagcagccccgccaccaggagttatcaggCAACATGATCTATCATTTTAGAGTGTCTTAAAGGGCCATTATTTTGGTCTTTAATATTTTTTTGTGCTATCTAGGTCATTTTCTCATAAAAGAACTGATACTGAGAAATATTATACGAAGTACAAAAAGAAAGGTTTTAGAAGCCTAACTACTATAAGTTCTCACAGTAGTCACATCGTACAATTTTGTAACAGATACCCACAAGCTACATTAATACAGCAACACACAATGACATATACACAATAAAATTGCTAACTAAACGTCATCACAATGAATTTAACAATATTGTACTGACATTTTAATACGAGAACCCTGAAATTAGACCGAGACATTGTCAATTCCATATACAACAAGGTTAAATCACCTTACAATCATAGATATCAGTTTTAAACGATCATTGAGTATAAATTGTTTCCAATGTATTTTTCGCACGCTTTAACTGAATTATATGGGGATATACACTTTATATCTAACAAAACATGGGAAAACtgaaatttcaaaaattacgTACATTGTATTCTGAAACATTATTAGAAAATTGATGTATCTCGCACGGGTTATGCTAGTCTATATAAGTAAATTATACTCACTCCGTCCCACTGGGATGTTTATGTTCactatttgcacgtatttcgagactcttataaagtatagtttcataatattttttttaattttatttttgaataaaagttttaacagaaaaaaaattaaaaaataattgtGGAAGCATACTTTAAACGAGTATTGAAAGGCGTGCCAAAAAGTAAGGTAAAGAATTGAGTGGGATTGAGGGAGTATTTGTATATAGATTTATGATCTAAGTCTGTTTCGTAGAAAATTATTAATTTCAGAAAAggtattatttaaaatatattaattcaTATAGGTTTTACCGTATTTAAAATATGTGAAAAATAATAATAGAAATAAACGACATCCGAGAGAGGAAGATACTAAACGGGCCCTTAAATGGACTAATATCTTTAACCCAATACCAAAAATTAGGGCCAGATCTTGATTCAACGCTTCGTCTCATGTCATTTGGGACATTCGAGGGTTTAACCAGTATTAACAATGGCGATGCTGCAATTTTGCAACAGAGCAGCCAAAAGTTTCATACTTTCCGCCGACAAAACCGTCACCGCCGCCACTTTCACATCCCTCTCTTCATCAATTTCGCCGGAATTATGCGGAAGAGGCGACAAGAAAACAAAGAGTGGAAAAAGATTCAAAGGCTCCTATGGAAACTCAAGGCCCAAGAAAGAGAAGAAAATCGAGAGAATCAAGGACAAAGTTGAGGTCCCCAGGTCCACTCCTTGGCCACTCCCTTTTAAACTCATTTGAAATGTTTTATCGTATTTTGTAGTTTCTTTATTTACCGACATTGTTTGTTGGTGTTTTGTTATCGGAATATTGTACATTTCACTTGATGTTTCCAAAATAATTACTTCGGCTGGGACGGTGAACTCTTTTTTGTTTTTATCGgtattgttatatatatatatttgattgCATTGTTATAGTATGTGTCTATTGAGGGGTGGGGGGGGGGGTAAAGATGACCCCGTATTTTTGGCGAGGGGGAGGGGGTTAAGGAGCATTAGATACAAGTATATGGGTTTAATATGTTATACTATAGGATTTGATGAGAATCGTTGCAGCagtttttattatataatatattaaatgaTTGATGTTTCTTTGTTGAAAGTTGATATAATTTATTAGAGGAATTGATAgtctttgtccattttcttttgCTTTTGTTTATAAGTATATATGAAGTTTAGAGTAGTGGGGGAATATATATTCATAGTTTTGTACCCATGATCTTGTCGTAGGTTATGTGATGGATTACCCTTTTCCGTTATGTTTCTGTGAATTAAGTTTTTATGGTGCCACAACCTCTTATTCCTTTTATGATATCCAATATATAGGATTATTAACTAATCTAATAAGGAGCGTGACTATTGAAGAAAGTATACTTTGTAGGAATCCAGCAGTTCAATGCCTACGATTCTTTTTCCCTTTTTATGAATTTTCGATTCACTCGATTTGCTATAGAATGACTTGATCATTCTTGAAGCACCAATTATAGGTAGAAACTACAATATGGTGTTTGTTGATATTGTTGGCTCCTCCTGCCAATGAGCTGCTATCCGGGTTTTGGTATCAGGTTGATATGTCATTTAAATTAATGCGAGGCTACACCTTTTTGCTCTATTGTAGAAAATTGGATGCATTAAGCAGTTAAAGGGTAACGAGTGGAGGTTCCATGTACCATATATGAAGGCAGTGGGAAGTGGGATGTGTAAGAGTTGCTTGCAATTTCTTTATCTTGACTTAAAAAAATTGTTATATAGCTCGATCTTGATGTCTATTCTTTTAGCCATTCTGAAAGTACTAAATACCATCAAAAGATTAGAAAACAGGATTCACCGATAATCTTGGGATTGAGATACTATATTTCTGTCACTTTTTTAAAGAGGATGAGAGCATTAAATAGCATCATATGATTAAGAAGACAGGATTCATCGATAATTTTGGGATTGAAATAGTATATTTGTGTCACTCTATCTTTAGAGGAGCAACGACTATTGGGAGAAATTCTGATACGTTGTCTTTTCTGTCGATGGTATAGGCTCATGTCATTGAGCCGATATAAAGACCGAGGTCAGTAGGGGATACCAATGAGTGTGAAATTGCACCTTTTTTCTTGCATATTTATCAAGTTCCTGTAATATGAAAAAACAAGAACAAAGAAACAACGCTGATCAGGTTTATAATTATCTGCTGCAGTTTAAGTAGTATCCTTGGGTTATAGCTTATAGGTATCTACGGCAGTTAAATTAGTATCCATTATATTATGGTTTAATCTGACCTTTTTTTGTGTTATTTAGCAAGAGTTGGAACATTGAGCCACTCATGACGGCACTATGGGCTCTACTTATTTACACACCTAGAAAGAGTTAGTGTAATTATACTAAACAACCCTAGCAAGAGTCTTCGGTCTATCAAAACTACTCTCAATGTTTTTGAGATGATAGTTTTTGAATAAAACCAAGCAGTACACTATGATTTTATATAAAAGTGTTTTGGTGATACAATAATTAATTTTTCTAGAGTGATGGATTGAAACTCTATTTTCTAGTAGATAGTAGTATCTCCGTGATCTCGAATACTATCTATATAGAGCACACTTAGGTGTTTACTTGGTAGGTAGGTCATAAGAATTACTTGCTGCTTGTTAGTATAAGATTGACCAAGAGCTCGTGAAAAAGAATGTCATACAGTCCAGATGCATTCAGTTGTAGGGTTATTCTAAACAACTCTATTGACATTACTCTATCTACTCTTGTTTAAAGAGTAGTACCTGTTGTACTCCATCCAGTCATTGTGAATTGGATGTTTTAGTCTGTTTTTCTGATAGTTTTATGTCCATTCTCAACCTCAGAGAAAACAACAAACTAAGTTTCCCCTGTTAGAAAAGGATAAAGTCCTCTGTACATGACATAGGAGTGATATCCTTTATTTGGTAATCATGACCTGGGGCTGGATTTCGTATCCTCCATGCTAGAAAAAACACATTTAGTGTAGCTCTACTGGTAGTCTTGTACCATTTATTTGAGTAAAAATTTTCTAGAGGTTGAGGCCATGTGGAGCactttataaaattttaaaaataggaAGAATAAGAGAGTCATCAGGGTCTAATCTAGTCACAAGGCCCATGGGCAGTGTTCACCACCAATTAACGGCTTTAAATTTATCCAATGTAATACTAAAAGTATCAGTCCATATGGTGAGTGTAATTAGTGGTGTCCTACAATTTGAGTAATGGGCTGTAAGTTGAACAGCATCAGCAATAAATTGGCCTCATGAAGAATTTGTAGACTTCATTTTTGGCCTTGTAGTTATATCACATAGTGTTGTATTTTTGAGTGCTGCTCGTATCGTTTCAAACTACTAGAGAATAAACTAGAAGTTGGCTTGTTTAATTTAATGCTTTATAATTGAACACAAAATCCAATTGGTTGCACAAATTCGGGCGCTTGTTCATTTAAGTGTCTGACCTGTTGAGCATGTGAATTAAGCCTTCGTTGCATCCTTTTAAAAATGACATCTGTTattcaaatttgacaacattttAAATCTTTCTTCCAAAGCTCAAGGAAATGCAGAATT
This window contains:
- the LOC141673967 gene encoding uncharacterized protein LOC141673967 codes for the protein MSSSAYSDALKGLGKAFKLPKKNAVTGSGSNASVEEGSQSNAVPNPEPEVHVNQSTPENNVELDNEFDNLEDLGPIGEIPGVDSGRRRKRLRTLGSKPPRAENYEAGSGSGAGKGKAVESDSPDEVVPGLEEKVARFMAGIPTQSQWSKMNESGFDATMKECSRLWGQLGGYMAGSASLAYNELKISRSTIADKDSEISQLRDQIIVKDNSLSGLNKHLNEVTIRADNAEKEVSDLKSELVELRRQMSVVRPEAQVIEEFKRSEEYDRALANAGAPEIARCWLVAERHIKTSPEADWDSFVSEFIKAKEDIELGLGEPEPFDGPCPSFLPPRAPES
- the LOC141671943 gene encoding small ribosomal subunit protein bTHXm; this encodes MAMLQFCNRAAKSFILSADKTVTAATFTSLSSSISPELCGRGDKKTKSGKRFKGSYGNSRPKKEKKIERIKDKVEVPRSTPWPLPFKLI